The Streptomyces laurentii genome contains a region encoding:
- a CDS encoding hypothetical protein (identified by MetaGeneAnnotator; putative;~sequence version:1), translating into MRDTRPVKWFEQAEEAERRQDGDTAITWVSAHAECSSDASDRHGSHLWHLDLLARADRLPELAERATTCVHARRRLNRALRERGMEAALRERADDGDRHALYVLLRLLGEAGRIEEARRVVEEVDPDNAYARKVVADHGAPESGTR; encoded by the coding sequence GTGCGTGATACTCGGCCCGTGAAGTGGTTCGAACAGGCAGAGGAAGCGGAACGGCGTCAGGACGGGGACACGGCCATCACCTGGGTGAGCGCCCACGCGGAGTGCTCCTCCGATGCGTCGGACCGGCACGGCAGCCACCTCTGGCACCTGGATCTCCTCGCCCGCGCGGACCGGCTCCCGGAACTCGCCGAACGCGCCACGACGTGCGTCCACGCGCGGCGGAGGCTCAACAGGGCGCTGCGCGAGCGGGGAATGGAGGCGGCGCTGCGCGAGCGCGCCGACGACGGCGACCGTCACGCGCTGTACGTCCTCCTCCGGCTGCTGGGCGAGGCGGGCCGGATCGAGGAGGCCCGGCGGGTGGTTGAGGAGGTCGACCCGGACAACGCGTACGCGCGCAAGGTCGTGGCCGACCACGGGGCGCCGGAGAGCGGTACGCGGTAA
- a CDS encoding hypothetical protein (identified by MetaGeneAnnotator; putative;~sequence version:1), which yields MAEGHMYEGDLLSAVVKRSPDVREEWPELRAELVGILSELGELPSFFLPEVRSTARELLSPGPRPGTGTGTGTG from the coding sequence ATGGCCGAGGGCCATATGTACGAGGGCGATCTGCTGTCCGCGGTGGTGAAGAGAAGTCCGGATGTCCGGGAGGAGTGGCCCGAGCTCCGCGCGGAACTCGTCGGGATCCTCTCGGAGCTGGGTGAACTGCCGTCGTTCTTCCTGCCGGAGGTGAGATCCACGGCCCGGGAACTGCTGAGCCCCGGCCCCCGCCCTGGCACCGGCACCGGCACCGGCACCGGGTGA
- a CDS encoding fibrillarin (identified by MetaGeneAnnotator; putative;~sequence version:1) — protein MTRRASGALLSALVAMGWPLVPAAPGAALAAAAEPTGAEPAVVAAPSPGGDLILPVALVGGAGVVAAYTYTKRRRRTETRTTPGGGGWGAAAGGAGWGTPREPPTTALDALGRRTRRALVDADDAVRTSQEELAVVTERCDAAALQPFTEAVVFARDEVTAAFGLRQQLDDDVPEDDATRRALLEEILRRCAAAGARLDAQATAFDRLRDRERAAAGTLAAAEHALHTRTGPVAVARTTLAALRERYPASAAAPVSDHAEQAEDRLVFATLTVGQAHERLDAGDPVSAAVYVRAAEAAVGQAALLTGTVERRAAELTAADGELPGALADAEKALAEARPLLRDPPDGAPSADPRGRIRRAAAALADVRAAVDTGRYDPLDALRRTVAAGAALDQALGNTPRTRTPLGPAILTARSALDAADAYMATHRGAAGVEARTRLAEARRRLDLAGQLAGTEPESALAHAQQAERFAARAQDLAEQDVRRYGNPDSLGGAADGTSGAGRAGLGGAVRAGIVLTAGGDGDGAGTGAVVAAFGGEGTRRRLGSLSPL, from the coding sequence GTGACGCGACGAGCCAGCGGGGCCCTGCTCTCGGCGCTGGTGGCGATGGGCTGGCCGCTCGTGCCCGCCGCGCCCGGCGCTGCCCTGGCCGCCGCCGCGGAACCCACCGGCGCGGAGCCCGCCGTCGTCGCCGCGCCCTCGCCGGGAGGCGACCTGATCCTGCCCGTGGCCCTCGTCGGCGGCGCGGGCGTCGTGGCCGCGTACACGTACACCAAGCGCCGGCGCCGTACCGAGACCCGGACCACCCCCGGCGGCGGTGGCTGGGGCGCCGCCGCCGGGGGCGCGGGCTGGGGCACGCCCCGGGAACCTCCCACCACCGCGCTCGACGCGCTCGGCCGCCGCACCCGGCGGGCGCTCGTCGACGCCGACGACGCCGTCCGCACCAGCCAGGAGGAACTGGCCGTCGTCACCGAGCGGTGCGACGCGGCGGCTCTCCAACCTTTCACCGAGGCTGTGGTGTTCGCCCGGGACGAGGTCACGGCCGCGTTCGGGCTGCGGCAGCAGCTCGACGACGACGTCCCCGAGGACGACGCGACCCGCCGCGCCCTGCTGGAGGAGATCCTGCGGCGCTGCGCCGCCGCCGGCGCCCGCCTCGACGCCCAGGCGACCGCCTTCGACCGGCTGCGCGACCGGGAGCGCGCCGCCGCCGGAACACTCGCCGCCGCCGAACACGCGCTCCACACCCGGACCGGGCCGGTGGCCGTGGCGCGGACGACGCTGGCCGCGCTGCGCGAGCGGTACCCCGCGTCCGCCGCGGCCCCGGTCTCCGACCACGCCGAGCAGGCCGAGGACCGGCTGGTGTTCGCCACCCTCACCGTCGGCCAGGCCCACGAGCGCCTCGACGCGGGCGACCCCGTCTCCGCCGCCGTGTACGTCCGGGCCGCCGAGGCCGCCGTCGGCCAGGCGGCCCTGCTGACCGGGACGGTGGAGCGGCGGGCCGCGGAGCTCACGGCCGCCGACGGCGAACTGCCCGGCGCGCTCGCCGATGCCGAGAAGGCCCTGGCCGAGGCCCGCCCGCTGCTCCGGGACCCGCCGGACGGCGCGCCGTCGGCCGACCCCCGGGGCCGGATCCGGCGCGCCGCAGCCGCGCTCGCGGACGTACGGGCGGCGGTGGACACCGGCCGGTACGACCCGCTCGACGCTCTGCGCCGAACCGTGGCCGCGGGCGCCGCCCTCGACCAGGCCCTCGGGAACACCCCGCGCACCCGGACGCCGCTCGGCCCGGCGATCCTGACCGCCCGCTCCGCGCTCGACGCGGCCGACGCGTACATGGCCACCCACCGGGGCGCGGCCGGGGTCGAGGCCCGCACCCGGCTGGCCGAGGCCCGGCGCCGGCTCGACCTGGCCGGACAGCTCGCCGGCACCGAACCCGAGTCCGCCCTCGCCCACGCCCAGCAGGCGGAACGTTTCGCCGCACGCGCGCAGGACCTCGCCGAACAGGACGTACGACGGTACGGGAACCCCGACAGCCTGGGCGGCGCGGCGGACGGGACCTCGGGCGCCGGCCGCGCGGGGCTCGGCGGAGCGGTGCGCGCCGGCATCGTCCTCACGGCCGGCGGCGACGGTGACGGCGCCGGCACCGGCGCTGTCGTGGCGGCCTTCGGCGGCGAGGGCACCCGGCGCCGGCTGGGCTCCCTGAGCCCGCTCTGA
- a CDS encoding membrane protein (identified by MetaGeneAnnotator; putative;~membrane protein [Streptomyces griseoflavus Tu4000]), which translates to MWRRGRWWALGLVLVLIVPVLVAGTALRLNYTGDVRAGTASRGKDAIWLGHAWVDGRKKDADLAAFAARIKGTGIRDLYVHAGPLEHDGTLPADRHPRARRLTDAVHRTMPGIRVHAWLGDVLATEGPDGLRMEHAATRTAVTRSTRQILDTGFDGVHFDFEPLHSGDQDYLSLLDDLRRLTRSRQALLSIAAHQIDPLPGAHRALGVVSGGSEKWWSQEFFGQVARRVDQIAVMSYDTWMPLEGLYGGYVAQQTALALEVTPESTDLLMGMPFFHEDDLGHHESAETVSAAVRGVRLGLSRTDPDRERFGLALYVDFAAEEGDWAAYREDWH; encoded by the coding sequence GTGTGGCGGCGGGGGCGCTGGTGGGCCCTCGGGCTCGTCCTGGTGCTGATCGTGCCGGTGCTGGTCGCGGGCACGGCGCTCCGGCTGAACTACACCGGGGACGTCCGGGCCGGCACCGCCAGCCGCGGCAAGGACGCCATCTGGCTCGGGCACGCCTGGGTCGACGGCCGTAAGAAGGACGCCGACCTGGCCGCCTTCGCGGCGCGGATCAAGGGCACGGGCATCCGCGACCTGTACGTGCACGCCGGACCGCTGGAGCACGACGGCACCCTGCCCGCCGACCGCCACCCCCGGGCGCGCCGGCTGACCGACGCCGTCCACCGCACGATGCCCGGCATCCGGGTGCACGCCTGGCTGGGCGACGTCCTCGCCACCGAGGGCCCCGACGGGCTGCGCATGGAGCACGCCGCGACCCGGACCGCCGTGACGCGCTCCACCCGGCAGATCCTGGACACCGGCTTCGACGGCGTCCACTTCGACTTCGAGCCGCTGCACTCCGGCGACCAGGACTATCTGTCGCTTCTCGACGACCTGCGCCGGCTCACCCGCTCCCGCCAGGCCCTGCTGTCCATCGCCGCGCACCAGATAGACCCGCTGCCGGGCGCCCACCGGGCCCTCGGCGTGGTGAGCGGCGGCAGCGAGAAGTGGTGGTCGCAGGAGTTCTTCGGGCAGGTCGCCCGGCGGGTCGACCAGATCGCGGTCATGTCGTACGACACCTGGATGCCGCTGGAGGGCCTGTACGGCGGGTACGTCGCCCAGCAGACCGCGCTCGCCCTGGAAGTGACCCCCGAGAGCACCGATCTCCTCATGGGCATGCCCTTCTTCCACGAGGACGACCTGGGGCACCACGAGTCCGCCGAGACGGTCAGCGCGGCGGTACGGGGCGTACGCCTCGGCCTGAGCCGCACCGATCCGGACCGCGAACGCTTCGGCCTCGCGCTCTACGTCGACTTCGCCGCGGAGGAGGGCGACTGGGCGGCGTACCGGGAGGACTGGCACTGA
- a CDS encoding hypothetical protein (identified by MetaGeneAnnotator; putative;~sequence version:1) has protein sequence MSVQDDLAAVKRCLEDLVRTVGQLERSITADRGAPVTPVEGRAESMVTIPDTPYDGTMWADSASDDEGLGMRDRHAP, from the coding sequence ATGTCCGTTCAGGACGATCTGGCGGCCGTGAAGCGCTGCCTGGAGGACCTGGTCCGCACGGTCGGACAGCTGGAACGGAGCATCACGGCGGACCGGGGCGCGCCCGTGACGCCCGTCGAGGGCCGCGCCGAGAGCATGGTGACCATCCCCGACACCCCGTACGACGGCACGATGTGGGCCGACTCCGCCTCCGACGACGAGGGCCTGGGCATGCGCGACCGTCACGCCCCGTAG
- a CDS encoding lipoprotein (The substrate-binding domain of an ABC-type nickel/oligopeptide-like import system contains the type 2 periplasmic binding fold; cl01709;~identified by MetaGeneAnnotator; putative;~lipoprotein [Streptomyces roseosporus NRRL15998]) — MIISKCHNPDEGVQVMAQVGAPRGRTGFRSPRSRTLRSVATLGSAVLTLSVLAGCSSGGSDDDQPTAAQDNAPATRDRVADGGTLRWAVDAMPTTLNTFQADADGATTRIAGAVLPALHTLDERGRPRLNPDYLESAEVIETEPRQVVLYKLHQQAVWSNGREIGAPDFVAQWRALSGRNTAYWTARNAGYDRIEKIERGKSDLEVRVTFAKPYADWRALFTPLYPKEVMGTPDSFNDGARTALKATAGPFLLKSVDHDSGLVTLARNPRWWGQTSKLDSIVLTPVPRVERAAALAAGKLDLADVDRSAAERIALAVRDARSGPAGTRALAHGPGAGISPAAALRSWALAHGSDEEQAAEAQAAREQNQEAIARYAKEQSGLGRFVVRKSLEPAYTQLSLNGETGPLSDDRVRRAVARALDRKELAETVLKPLGLPAQPLGSHLALSGQAAYADSSDALGEQDTKEARALLADAGWVPGGALKKPKAGTKAGSEATKKDAAKEESAEKKSDDKTARAGAARTAEDDTPTNDGLYIVGDDKPGDRPAAPAAPAAGRPARRADVLAPAPAADTAFQSAALLRQAAALDMITDTETDTGTGRLGGESGRREDAATGTQDKGGAQTQAEPRTEPQAGARPGRPVAGAYAPRGTAAPAPGYAVDTANQALGKDGKALSLRFVLPSGPGSESLRAVGDRIVRMLDAVGIRTEVTKVPDDSFFKDHIASGDYDLALYSWPATAYPATDARPIYAKPEPASDGSLLVEQNYARVGTDRIDQLFDQAAATLDEDEAHDLVRQADARIWAAAGSIPLYQRPQLVVAKPDVVNAGAWGLAAPGTRTSGTRSPDRPVPPGNLTRISRPGAGRRPPAGGRPPARVGDSSETNPAHRPPNRPKIQGASSEAAQFPCPSAPPAGRIASAP; from the coding sequence GTGATCATCTCCAAATGTCACAATCCGGATGAAGGGGTACAAGTCATGGCCCAGGTCGGCGCCCCTCGCGGGAGGACAGGCTTCCGGAGCCCCCGCTCCCGCACGCTCCGCTCCGTCGCCACCCTCGGCAGCGCGGTGCTCACCCTCTCCGTGCTCGCCGGCTGCAGTTCCGGCGGCAGTGACGACGACCAGCCCACCGCCGCCCAGGACAACGCCCCCGCGACCCGCGACCGGGTCGCCGACGGAGGAACCCTGCGCTGGGCCGTCGACGCGATGCCCACCACCCTCAACACCTTCCAGGCCGACGCCGACGGCGCCACCACCCGTATCGCCGGAGCCGTCCTGCCCGCGCTGCACACCCTCGACGAACGGGGCAGGCCCCGGCTCAACCCCGACTACCTGGAATCCGCCGAGGTCATCGAGACCGAACCCCGGCAGGTGGTCCTCTACAAGCTCCACCAGCAGGCCGTGTGGAGCAACGGCCGAGAGATCGGCGCCCCCGACTTCGTCGCCCAGTGGCGTGCCCTCAGCGGCCGCAACACCGCCTACTGGACCGCCCGCAACGCCGGCTACGACCGGATCGAGAAGATCGAACGCGGCAAGAGCGACCTGGAGGTACGGGTCACCTTCGCCAAGCCCTACGCCGACTGGCGCGCGCTGTTCACCCCGCTGTACCCCAAGGAGGTGATGGGCACCCCGGACAGCTTCAACGACGGGGCGCGCACCGCGCTCAAGGCGACGGCAGGACCGTTCCTGCTGAAGTCCGTCGACCACGACAGCGGACTCGTCACACTCGCCCGCAACCCGCGCTGGTGGGGACAGACCTCCAAGCTCGACAGCATCGTGCTGACCCCGGTGCCCCGCGTCGAGCGGGCCGCCGCGCTCGCCGCCGGGAAGCTGGACCTGGCGGACGTCGACCGGTCCGCCGCCGAGCGGATCGCCCTCGCGGTACGCGACGCCCGCTCCGGCCCCGCCGGGACGCGGGCGCTCGCCCACGGCCCCGGCGCCGGGATCAGCCCCGCCGCCGCGCTGCGCTCCTGGGCGCTGGCGCACGGCTCCGACGAGGAGCAGGCCGCCGAGGCGCAGGCCGCCCGGGAGCAGAACCAGGAGGCCATCGCGCGGTACGCGAAGGAGCAGAGCGGCCTCGGCCGCTTCGTCGTCCGCAAGTCCCTGGAGCCCGCCTACACCCAGCTCTCCCTCAACGGGGAGACCGGGCCGCTCTCCGACGACCGGGTCCGCCGGGCGGTGGCCCGCGCGCTCGACCGCAAGGAGCTGGCCGAGACCGTACTGAAGCCGCTCGGTCTGCCGGCCCAGCCCCTGGGCAGCCACCTCGCGCTGTCCGGCCAGGCCGCGTACGCCGACAGCAGCGACGCGCTCGGCGAGCAGGACACCAAGGAGGCGCGGGCGCTGCTCGCGGACGCCGGCTGGGTGCCGGGCGGCGCGCTGAAGAAGCCGAAGGCCGGGACGAAGGCGGGCAGCGAGGCCACCAAGAAGGACGCGGCGAAGGAGGAAAGCGCGGAGAAGAAGTCCGACGACAAGACGGCCCGCGCCGGCGCTGCCCGTACGGCCGAGGACGACACCCCCACCAACGACGGCCTCTACATCGTCGGCGACGACAAGCCCGGCGACCGCCCGGCCGCTCCCGCGGCCCCGGCCGCCGGCCGTCCCGCCCGCCGCGCCGACGTGCTCGCCCCGGCCCCCGCCGCCGACACCGCCTTCCAGAGCGCCGCCCTGCTCCGCCAGGCCGCGGCCCTCGACATGATCACGGACACCGAGACCGACACCGGCACCGGCCGCCTCGGGGGAGAGTCCGGTCGGCGCGAGGACGCCGCGACCGGCACCCAGGACAAGGGCGGCGCCCAGACGCAGGCCGAACCCCGGACGGAGCCCCAGGCCGGGGCCCGCCCCGGCCGTCCCGTCGCCGGTGCCTACGCCCCGCGCGGCACCGCCGCCCCGGCCCCGGGGTACGCGGTGGACACCGCGAACCAGGCGCTCGGCAAGGACGGCAAGGCCCTCAGCCTCCGCTTCGTCCTGCCCTCGGGGCCGGGCTCGGAGTCGCTGCGCGCGGTCGGCGACCGGATCGTCCGGATGCTCGACGCGGTCGGGATCCGTACCGAGGTCACCAAGGTCCCCGACGACAGCTTCTTCAAGGACCACATCGCCTCCGGCGACTACGACCTGGCCCTCTACTCCTGGCCCGCGACCGCCTACCCGGCCACCGACGCCCGTCCCATCTACGCCAAGCCCGAGCCCGCCTCGGACGGCTCGCTCCTCGTCGAGCAGAACTACGCGCGCGTGGGCACCGACCGGATCGACCAGCTCTTCGACCAGGCGGCGGCCACCCTCGACGAGGACGAGGCGCACGACCTGGTCCGCCAGGCCGACGCCCGGATCTGGGCCGCGGCCGGTTCCATCCCGCTCTACCAGCGCCCCCAGCTGGTGGTCGCCAAGCCGGACGTCGTGAACGCCGGCGCCTGGGGCCTCGCCGCCCCCGGTACCAGGACATCGGGTACAAGAAGCCCGGATCGCCCGGTCCCGCCGGGGAACCTGACAAGAATTAGCCGACCTGGCGCCGGCCGACGCCCACCGGCCGGCGGCCGCCCACCGGCACGCGTCGGTGATTCCTCCGAAACGAACCCCGCCCACCGGCCCCCGAACCGGCCGAAAATCCAAGGCGCAAGCTCAGAAGCAGCTCAATTTCCTTGCCCGTCGGCGCCCCCGGCGGGCAGGATCGCGTCCGCCCCTTGA
- a CDS encoding GTP-binding protein typA (BipA_TypA_C: a C-terminal portion of BipA or TypA having homology to the C terminal domains of the elongation factors EF-G and EF-2. A member of the ribosome binding GTPase superfamily, BipA is widely distributed in bacteria and plants. BipA isa highly...; cd03710;~BipA_TypA_II: domain II of BipA (also called TypA) having homology to domain II of the elongation factors (EFs) EF-G and EF-Tu. BipA isa highly conserved protein with global regulatory properties in Escherichia coli. BipA is phosphorylated on a...; cd03691;~G1 box;~G2 box;~G3 box;~G4 box;~G5 box;~GTP-binding protein TypA [Amycolatopsis mediterranei U32];~GTP-binding protein TypA/BipA; TIGR01394;~GTP/Mg2+ binding site [chemical binding];~Switch I region;~Switch II region;~Tyrosine phosphorylated protein A (TypA)/BipA family belongs to ribosome-binding GTPases; cd01891;~identified by MetaGeneAnnotator; putative;~putative GEF interaction site [polypeptide binding]), with protein sequence MPTRHDIRNVAIVAHVDHGKTTIVDAMLKQAGAFAAHQHLDDRMMDSNDLEREKGITILAKNTAVKYHPKAGGAPITINIIDTPGHADFGGEVERGLSMVDAVVLLVDASEGPLPQTRFVLRKALQQRKPVILCINKTDRPDSRIDEVVNETYDLFLDLDADEDQIEFPIVYACGRDGIASLTKPEDGTVPQDSENLEPFFSTILEHVPAPAYEEDAPLQAHVTNLDADNFLGRIALLRVEQGELRKGQTVAWIKRDGSIHNVRITELMMTEALTRKPAEVAGPGDICAVAGIPDIMIGETLADPENPIALPLITVDQPAISMTIGTNTSPLVGRGGTGKGADAKNAVKDRKVTARQVKDRLDRELIGNVSLRVLDTERPDAWEVQGRGELALAILVEQMRREGFELTIGKPQVVTKEVDGKVHEPVERLTVDVPEEHMGAVTQLMGVRKGRMDNMSNHGSGWVRMEFVVPSRGLIGFRTEFLTNTRGTGIAHSIHEGHEPWFGTLTTRNNGSLVADRAGAVTAFAMTNLQERGVLFTDPGTEVYEGMIVGENSRSDDMDVNITKEKKLTNMRSSSADSFEAIVPPRKLSLEQSLEFCRDDECVEVTPEAVRIRKVVLDQKERGRSASRAKNG encoded by the coding sequence ATGCCCACGCGCCACGACATCCGTAACGTCGCCATCGTCGCCCACGTCGACCACGGCAAGACGACCATCGTCGACGCCATGCTCAAGCAGGCCGGTGCCTTCGCCGCCCACCAGCACCTCGACGACCGCATGATGGACTCGAACGACCTGGAGCGTGAGAAGGGCATCACGATCCTCGCCAAGAACACGGCGGTGAAGTACCACCCCAAGGCCGGCGGGGCGCCCATCACGATCAACATCATCGACACCCCCGGCCACGCCGACTTCGGTGGCGAGGTCGAGCGTGGTCTGTCGATGGTCGACGCCGTCGTGCTGCTCGTGGACGCCTCCGAGGGCCCGCTTCCGCAGACCCGCTTCGTGCTGCGCAAGGCCCTTCAGCAGCGCAAGCCCGTCATCCTCTGCATCAACAAGACGGACCGCCCGGACTCCCGGATCGACGAGGTCGTCAACGAGACCTACGACCTCTTCCTCGACCTGGACGCCGACGAGGACCAGATCGAGTTCCCGATCGTCTACGCGTGCGGCCGTGACGGCATCGCCTCGCTGACCAAGCCGGAGGACGGCACGGTCCCGCAGGACTCCGAGAACCTGGAGCCCTTCTTCTCCACGATCCTGGAGCACGTCCCGGCCCCGGCCTACGAGGAGGACGCGCCGCTCCAGGCCCACGTCACCAACCTCGACGCCGACAACTTCCTCGGCCGTATCGCGCTGCTCCGTGTCGAGCAGGGCGAGCTGCGCAAGGGCCAGACGGTCGCGTGGATCAAGCGTGACGGTTCGATCCACAACGTCCGCATCACCGAGCTGATGATGACCGAGGCGCTCACCCGCAAGCCGGCCGAGGTCGCCGGCCCCGGTGACATCTGCGCCGTCGCCGGTATCCCCGACATCATGATCGGCGAGACCCTGGCCGACCCGGAGAACCCGATCGCGCTGCCGCTGATCACGGTCGACCAGCCGGCCATCTCCATGACCATCGGCACGAACACCTCGCCGCTCGTCGGCCGCGGTGGCACGGGCAAGGGCGCGGACGCGAAGAACGCCGTCAAGGACCGCAAGGTCACCGCCCGCCAGGTGAAGGACCGCCTGGACCGCGAGCTCATCGGCAACGTCTCGCTCCGCGTCCTCGACACCGAGCGTCCGGACGCCTGGGAGGTCCAGGGCCGTGGTGAGCTGGCGCTCGCCATCCTGGTCGAGCAGATGCGCCGTGAGGGCTTCGAGCTGACCATCGGCAAGCCGCAGGTCGTCACCAAGGAGGTCGACGGCAAGGTCCACGAGCCCGTCGAGCGCCTCACGGTCGACGTCCCCGAGGAGCACATGGGCGCCGTCACCCAGCTCATGGGTGTCCGCAAGGGCCGCATGGACAACATGTCGAACCACGGCTCCGGCTGGGTCCGCATGGAGTTCGTCGTTCCGTCCCGTGGCCTCATCGGCTTCCGTACGGAGTTCCTCACCAACACCCGCGGTACGGGTATCGCCCACTCGATCCACGAGGGCCACGAGCCGTGGTTCGGCACCCTGACGACCCGTAACAACGGTTCGCTGGTCGCCGACCGCGCCGGTGCCGTCACCGCCTTCGCGATGACGAACCTCCAGGAGCGCGGCGTCCTGTTCACCGACCCCGGCACCGAGGTGTACGAGGGCATGATCGTCGGCGAGAACTCGCGCTCCGACGACATGGACGTGAACATCACCAAGGAGAAGAAGCTCACCAACATGCGCTCCTCCTCCGCCGACTCCTTCGAGGCGATCGTCCCGCCGCGCAAGCTCTCGCTGGAGCAGTCGCTGGAGTTCTGCCGCGACGACGAGTGCGTCGAGGTCACCCCGGAGGCCGTGCGCATCCGCAAGGTCGTCCTGGACCAGAAGGAGCGCGGCCGGTCCGCCTCGCGCGCCAAGAACGGCTGA